A region of Candidatus Liberibacter africanus PTSAPSY DNA encodes the following proteins:
- a CDS encoding CCA tRNA nucleotidyltransferase, whose product MNYNKMVSISQHKWFNDPDLTHILSLLNQGKEKSCIVGGAVRNSLMNLSVQDIDIATTIYPDLVMKIFSKTPYKVIPTGIRYGTIKVLCRKKYFDITTLRRDLITDGRYAQVIFTRDWKADSLRRDFTINALYADQHGKVIDYVGGLNDLKNHTIKFIGNAHHRILEDYLRILRFFRFFAHYGEKNIDSDGLLASIKTKKCLQILSSERIWSEIKKILEAVNPLDAIIHMYNGKIFEEIFLNVQESSLNKLSKVIEGEEVFGWKVDPLLRFAVLLSLRDNDAILYVVNKLKLSRDIKYFLTSFISFNVHKETLSIQEVKKNFYLYGEKVIIAKLKFFLAINYKSISHKDTSFILQVLSDIISWKKPLFPLRGDDVLQYGIPSGREVGDLLFHCKQEWINSSFQLSQKDLLHFLQKLIADQNKK is encoded by the coding sequence GTGAATTATAATAAAATGGTATCAATTTCTCAGCATAAATGGTTTAACGATCCTGATTTAACTCATATTCTTTCGTTGCTTAACCAAGGAAAAGAGAAGTCTTGTATAGTAGGAGGAGCTGTTAGAAATTCTTTGATGAATTTGAGTGTGCAAGATATTGATATTGCAACAACAATTTATCCTGATCTTGTGATGAAAATTTTTTCCAAGACACCTTATAAAGTTATTCCAACAGGTATTCGTTATGGGACGATCAAAGTATTATGCCGTAAAAAATATTTTGATATCACAACTTTGAGACGTGATTTAATTACTGATGGTCGTTATGCTCAAGTTATCTTTACCCGTGATTGGAAAGCTGATTCTTTGAGGAGAGATTTTACAATAAATGCTTTATACGCAGATCAACATGGTAAGGTTATTGACTATGTTGGTGGATTAAATGATCTTAAAAACCATACAATAAAATTTATTGGCAATGCTCATCATAGAATTTTGGAGGACTATCTTCGGATTCTTCGTTTTTTTCGTTTTTTTGCCCATTATGGAGAAAAAAACATTGATTCTGATGGATTGTTAGCCAGTATCAAGACTAAGAAGTGTTTGCAAATACTTTCTTCCGAACGTATATGGTCAGAAATAAAAAAGATACTAGAAGCAGTAAATCCTCTTGATGCAATCATACATATGTATAATGGAAAAATATTCGAAGAAATATTTCTCAACGTACAAGAATCTTCTCTTAATAAGTTATCAAAAGTTATTGAGGGAGAGGAAGTATTTGGATGGAAAGTTGATCCTCTCCTGCGTTTTGCTGTTCTTCTTTCTTTGCGAGACAATGATGCTATTTTATATGTCGTTAATAAATTAAAATTATCGCGTGATATTAAGTATTTTTTGACTTCATTTATTAGTTTTAATGTTCATAAAGAAACACTTTCAATACAGGAAGTTAAAAAAAATTTTTATCTTTATGGTGAAAAGGTAATAATCGCTAAATTAAAGTTTTTTTTAGCCATTAATTATAAAAGTATTTCACATAAAGATACCAGTTTTATTCTTCAGGTATTGTCAGATATCATATCCTGGAAAAAACCCTTGTTTCCATTAAGAGGAGATGATGTTTTACAATATGGTATACCCTCAGGAAGAGAAGTAGGGGATTTGTTATTTCATTGTAAACAAGAATGGATTAATTCTTCTTTTCAATTGTCTCAGAAAGATTTGCTTCATTTTTTGCAAAAATTAATTGCAGATCAGAATAAAAAATGA
- a CDS encoding amino acid ABC transporter permease: protein MKYDWLNLIVDSFPQLLYAAIVVTLPIAFISFFFSIIIGFFIAVVRIFFPNTVASFIMYIYVWIFRGIPLLVLLFIIFYGLPHVGIIFDSFVAIIISLTLNFSAYISEIIRSSILSIPKGQWDASYAIGLKLNQTVRHIVLPQTISISAAPLSSEFISILKSTSLASTVTIPEIFQTAQRIVSTTYQPLIIYCELAFIYLILTSFCYIIQMRIESFVTQYTYAVGNAFCDQQIKKINCYKGKYIKLKK from the coding sequence ATGAAATATGATTGGTTGAATTTAATTGTCGATTCTTTTCCACAACTTCTTTATGCTGCTATCGTTGTTACGTTACCAATTGCATTTATCTCTTTCTTTTTCAGTATCATAATTGGCTTCTTTATAGCGGTTGTCCGAATTTTTTTTCCAAATACAGTAGCTTCTTTTATCATGTACATCTACGTGTGGATTTTCCGCGGAATTCCCCTACTCGTATTATTGTTTATAATATTTTACGGATTACCACACGTAGGTATTATCTTTGATTCCTTCGTAGCCATCATTATCAGTCTAACATTAAATTTTTCTGCTTATATCTCAGAAATAATCCGCTCTTCTATTCTATCCATTCCTAAGGGACAGTGGGACGCTTCTTATGCTATTGGATTAAAGTTGAATCAAACTGTACGTCATATTGTGTTACCACAAACTATTTCTATATCCGCCGCACCTTTATCAAGTGAATTTATATCTATCTTAAAAAGTACATCACTTGCTTCTACTGTCACTATCCCAGAAATTTTTCAAACAGCACAGCGAATCGTATCTACTACTTATCAACCTCTTATCATCTACTGTGAACTTGCTTTTATTTATCTCATTCTCACTTCATTTTGTTATATAATTCAAATGCGAATAGAGTCTTTTGTCACACAGTACACATATGCAGTTGGTAATGCGTTTTGTGATCAACAAATAAAAAAAATAAATTGTTACAAAGGAAAATATATTAAACTGAAGAAGTGA
- a CDS encoding transporter substrate-binding domain-containing protein: MQRLILHLRKIFFSKYVLCASLFIIVAYYFIPYPLHLTNQSVLRIGTDGIYPPHSFHTKNGGGELTGFDIDLIKEIAHRLNLKVKFFETAVSGLIAGIDTNRYDVLVNVSVTPLREKKYSFSTPYITHNLLLIVRSDEQNIHSFKDLSDKKVVQILGTDLSRFTKELASHLIFSHNFEQSLQLLLSKRADATMIPDIPFLNFLERRPNEAHFFKIADRIKNNNAIAFMLRKDNDELKKSINETLCAIHLDGTYKKIFNKYFDDNMKPSIPICPS; encoded by the coding sequence ATGCAGCGTTTAATTTTGCATTTAAGAAAAATATTTTTCTCAAAATATGTACTTTGTGCTTCGTTATTTATTATCGTTGCTTACTATTTTATTCCCTACCCTCTTCATCTGACAAATCAATCCGTGCTCCGTATTGGAACAGATGGAATTTATCCTCCCCATAGTTTTCATACTAAAAACGGCGGAGGTGAACTAACAGGATTTGATATTGATCTGATTAAAGAAATAGCTCATCGCCTTAATTTAAAAGTAAAATTTTTTGAAACCGCAGTCAGTGGACTCATTGCTGGAATCGATACTAATCGTTATGATGTTTTAGTAAATGTTTCTGTTACACCGCTACGGGAAAAAAAATATAGTTTTTCTACCCCTTATATCACACATAATTTATTATTAATCGTACGTAGTGATGAACAGAATATTCATTCTTTTAAAGATCTATCCGACAAAAAAGTGGTTCAAATACTGGGGACAGATCTTTCTCGATTCACAAAAGAATTAGCATCCCACTTAATATTCAGTCATAATTTTGAACAATCTTTACAATTATTATTAAGTAAACGCGCTGATGCTACTATGATACCTGATATTCCTTTTCTAAATTTTTTAGAACGTCGTCCTAATGAAGCACATTTCTTTAAGATTGCTGATCGTATAAAAAACAACAATGCTATTGCTTTTATGCTACGAAAAGACAATGACGAACTCAAAAAATCTATTAACGAAACCTTGTGTGCAATACATCTAGATGGTACTTACAAAAAAATATTTAACAAATATTTTGATGACAATATGAAGCCAAGCATACCTATTTGCCCTTCATGA
- the yajC gene encoding preprotein translocase subunit YajC gives MLFTTVYAQSDVTLIPSVTSPLEMAVLFFLLVVVWYFLVIRPQRQQFQRRAEALRNLRRGDSIVTSAGIIGKITKVIDELEVEVEISENVRVRVIRSFISDIRLKSEPV, from the coding sequence ATGCTATTTACAACAGTTTATGCACAGTCAGATGTTACTTTAATTCCTTCTGTAACTTCTCCTTTAGAGATGGCTGTTTTGTTTTTTTTGTTGGTAGTTGTGTGGTATTTTTTAGTTATTCGTCCACAACGTCAACAGTTCCAAAGACGTGCAGAAGCATTGCGTAATTTGCGTAGGGGAGATTCTATAGTTACATCTGCAGGAATTATAGGGAAGATTACAAAGGTTATTGATGAATTGGAAGTTGAAGTAGAAATATCCGAAAATGTTCGTGTTCGTGTTATTCGATCGTTTATATCTGATATTCGTTTAAAATCTGAACCCGTATAA
- a CDS encoding vWA domain-containing protein — translation MIYILDWYYKKTSMDHANNSAVLAGASKMVSNFNRLGYNFSNHAKRLLIDDVKKFIRNHVKENLIQSSKAFYREEIQNIVNNSNVMIAQQKNDLKNYSSLQNNIFSVSNNKIFYHLDVTTSYDYRLQLIENIFHHRYSHKILSFVPAMLTIDTGEPPNFLIELVLDFSASMLCGMDSDLETEDSDSVCQKNKNSKITALKNAVLQLLDAINYSNAQQQVYIGLIGYTTRVEKNIKPSWGTEKIRQYVSKDMDALSTGSTDSTPAMETAYRIVTADKKRSFWVNLFREKVTIPSLDFQKFIILLTDGENNKQKNDVDTIKICDKAKKNSVKIITISLNASPQGKIFLKKCGSSSEYHYDVKNNASLLRVFQDIFRVIVHNKYQVRVKG, via the coding sequence TTGATATATATTTTGGATTGGTATTATAAGAAAACTTCTATGGACCATGCCAATAATTCTGCTGTTTTGGCTGGTGCATCAAAAATGGTGTCAAATTTCAATAGATTAGGGTACAATTTTTCAAATCATGCAAAAAGGCTTTTAATCGACGATGTAAAAAAGTTTATTAGAAATCATGTTAAAGAAAATTTGATTCAAAGTTCTAAGGCATTTTATCGAGAAGAAATACAGAACATTGTAAATAATTCTAATGTTATGATCGCTCAGCAGAAAAATGATCTGAAAAATTATTCTAGTTTACAAAACAATATTTTTAGTGTTTCAAATAATAAAATTTTTTATCATTTAGATGTTACAACATCTTATGACTATCGTTTGCAACTTATAGAAAATATTTTTCATCATAGATACAGTCATAAAATTTTATCTTTTGTTCCTGCTATGTTGACGATAGATACAGGAGAACCCCCTAATTTTTTGATAGAACTAGTTCTGGATTTTTCTGCTTCAATGCTTTGCGGGATGGATTCTGATCTAGAAACCGAAGATTCGGATTCTGTTTGCCAAAAGAATAAAAACTCTAAAATAACAGCACTAAAAAATGCGGTTCTTCAGTTACTTGATGCAATAAATTATTCCAATGCACAACAACAAGTATACATAGGATTAATAGGATATACAACTCGTGTCGAAAAGAACATAAAACCATCGTGGGGAACGGAAAAAATACGCCAATACGTTTCTAAAGATATGGATGCTCTATCAACTGGATCAACTGATTCAACTCCCGCAATGGAGACGGCATACCGAATAGTGACTGCTGATAAGAAGAGATCTTTTTGGGTTAATCTTTTTCGTGAGAAAGTAACAATTCCTTCTCTTGATTTTCAGAAATTTATTATACTTTTAACAGATGGCGAAAATAACAAGCAAAAAAATGATGTTGATACTATTAAAATATGCGATAAAGCTAAGAAAAATTCTGTAAAAATAATAACTATATCTCTTAATGCTTCTCCTCAAGGAAAAATATTTTTAAAAAAATGTGGAAGTTCCTCTGAATACCATTATGATGTCAAAAATAATGCGTCTCTTTTACGAGTCTTTCAGGATATTTTTCGAGTGATTGTTCATAATAAATATCAAGTAAGAGTCAAAGGATAA
- a CDS encoding helix-turn-helix transcriptional regulator, producing the protein MDTETKATLNWKEIGQRFRDVRLNRDYTQLQIGEVASQNKGAIAMFEIGAKPASTHYALFLRNEFGISFDWLYEGVENLRSEKDRTTKKALDRKLIGQRLKSLRLGMGLTQKEFGLVVGLTHAGISRIENGIRTPEIKTALKIKRALNKPLDWLYFGDEEIIPNSRKKGRRMPILNSCSKKKSMKV; encoded by the coding sequence ATGGATACAGAAACTAAGGCCACATTGAATTGGAAGGAAATAGGGCAACGATTTAGAGATGTTAGACTAAATCGTGATTACACCCAATTGCAAATAGGAGAAGTAGCTAGCCAAAATAAAGGCGCTATAGCTATGTTTGAAATTGGCGCAAAACCTGCTAGTACTCACTATGCCTTATTCCTACGTAATGAGTTTGGTATATCTTTTGATTGGTTGTATGAAGGTGTTGAAAATCTAAGATCTGAGAAAGATAGAACAACGAAAAAGGCCTTAGATCGCAAATTAATAGGTCAGAGGCTTAAGAGCTTAAGACTAGGGATGGGCCTAACGCAAAAAGAATTTGGTTTAGTGGTCGGCCTAACACACGCAGGAATTAGTAGAATAGAAAATGGAATTAGAACTCCTGAAATCAAAACCGCCCTTAAGATCAAGAGGGCGTTGAATAAGCCACTCGATTGGCTGTATTTCGGAGACGAAGAAATTATACCAAATAGCAGAAAGAAAGGCAGAAGAATGCCAATTCTCAACTCTTGTTCAAAGAAAAAATCAATGAAGGTGTAG
- a CDS encoding glycosyltransferase family 25 protein, with protein sequence MSIPVYVISLPVSHQRREKFCHRAAHIHLQFSFFNATYGENNPVCRRIFYNQNPQSRFKRLLSLPEIGCYISHINLWKKIAASSSLGAIILEDDADFKEGFSALILHLSKCDISNVIIKFDALRRKPKKTDYLCKVPGNFNIIQPRILSSRTTGYFIGKKAATDLLNIRRNIYRPIDMDMKHWWEHNIPSLVTEPGAVYEAINTNDSSIEKSRLLSKSTFFPFYRNMRYQWNLHYNAWRKDLPVVSPAIFSHYSSSS encoded by the coding sequence ATGTCGATTCCTGTATATGTCATTAGCCTTCCTGTTTCCCATCAAAGACGTGAAAAATTTTGTCATCGTGCTGCACATATTCATCTTCAATTTTCTTTTTTTAATGCCACATATGGAGAAAATAATCCTGTTTGTAGACGAATATTCTATAATCAAAATCCTCAATCCCGATTCAAACGTTTATTATCTCTTCCTGAAATTGGCTGTTATATAAGCCACATTAATCTTTGGAAAAAAATTGCTGCTTCTTCATCTCTAGGTGCAATTATTTTAGAAGATGACGCTGATTTTAAAGAGGGATTTAGCGCATTGATCTTACATTTAAGCAAATGTGATATAAGTAATGTTATTATAAAATTTGATGCATTACGCAGAAAACCTAAAAAAACAGATTATTTATGCAAAGTTCCAGGAAATTTCAATATAATTCAACCTAGAATATTATCCTCTCGAACTACTGGTTATTTTATCGGGAAAAAGGCTGCTACGGATCTTCTCAATATTCGTAGAAATATATATCGTCCTATCGATATGGATATGAAACATTGGTGGGAACACAATATTCCTTCTCTTGTAACAGAACCTGGAGCTGTATATGAAGCTATTAATACAAACGATAGTTCTATTGAAAAAAGTCGCTTACTAAGCAAATCCACTTTTTTCCCTTTTTATCGAAACATGCGCTATCAATGGAACTTACACTATAATGCTTGGAGGAAAGATCTTCCTGTTGTATCTCCTGCAATTTTTTCACATTATTCTTCATCTAGTTGA
- a CDS encoding polyprenyl synthetase family protein, which translates to MNDDLLSKLQKNSTIIDKILDELLLHTSCHMQTQHNDRLLSAIRYALCGGKKIRAFLVTECASLFKTNYLTALRIGAAIECIHCYSLIHDDLPAMDNGHTRRGKPTVHIQYDEVTAILAGNSLLTYAFEIICSPETQLDDKARSELMLSLTRNIGLQGMIGGQMLDIQDEFIDEKQMFMIQKMKTGKLMGFACEAGAIIANTSQEEKQRLRCFGENLGIIFQLVDDLLDFADDSFKTTKKSSKNATTKNNSCVKIKGKEWVKQEIHRRNKKILEIMDSYKEKSQFLIKLSNYISFAKQ; encoded by the coding sequence ATGAACGATGATTTACTGTCTAAATTACAAAAAAATTCCACAATAATAGATAAAATATTAGATGAGTTATTATTACACACATCATGTCATATGCAAACACAGCATAATGATCGGTTACTCTCTGCAATTCGTTACGCCCTCTGCGGAGGAAAAAAAATACGAGCATTTTTAGTCACTGAATGCGCTTCATTATTTAAAACAAATTATTTAACAGCATTACGCATTGGTGCTGCTATCGAGTGTATACACTGTTATTCTCTTATTCATGATGATCTTCCCGCAATGGACAATGGACATACTCGACGTGGTAAGCCGACAGTACACATTCAATATGATGAAGTAACAGCCATTCTTGCTGGGAATAGCTTGTTAACCTATGCATTTGAGATCATTTGTTCTCCAGAAACTCAATTGGACGATAAAGCTCGATCTGAATTAATGCTTTCGCTAACGCGCAATATAGGATTACAAGGCATGATCGGTGGACAAATGCTAGATATTCAAGATGAATTTATAGATGAAAAACAAATGTTCATGATACAAAAAATGAAAACAGGAAAACTCATGGGCTTTGCTTGCGAGGCAGGGGCTATTATTGCAAATACAAGTCAAGAAGAAAAACAAAGACTACGTTGTTTTGGAGAAAATTTAGGAATTATTTTCCAATTAGTTGACGACTTGCTCGATTTTGCCGATGATTCTTTTAAAACAACAAAAAAATCATCTAAAAATGCAACCACTAAAAATAATAGTTGTGTTAAAATTAAAGGTAAGGAATGGGTAAAACAGGAAATACATCGAAGAAATAAAAAAATACTTGAAATCATGGATTCGTATAAAGAAAAATCACAATTTTTAATAAAATTATCTAATTATATTTCTTTTGCAAAACAATAA